The Pongo abelii isolate AG06213 chromosome 11, NHGRI_mPonAbe1-v2.0_pri, whole genome shotgun sequence genome includes a window with the following:
- the MOB4 gene encoding MOB-like protein phocein (The RefSeq protein has 1 substitution compared to this genomic sequence) encodes MVMAEGTALLRRNRPGTKAQDFYNWPDESFDEMDSTLAVQQYIQQNIRADCSNIDKILEPPEGQDEGVWKYEHLRQFCLELNGLAVKLQSECHPDTCTQMTATEQWIFLCAAHKTPKECPAIDYTRHTLDGAACLLNSNKYFPSRVSIKESSVAKLGSVCRRIYRIFSHAYFHHRQIFDEYENETFLCHRFTKFVMKYNLMSKDNLIVPILEEEVQNSVSGESEA; translated from the exons gatTTCTATAATTGGCCTGATGAATCCTTTGATGAAATGGACAGTACACTAGCTGTTCAACAG tatattcaacAGAACATAAGAGCAGATTGCTCCAATATTGACAAAATTCTTGAACCACCTGAAGGCCAAGATGAAGGTGTGTGGAAGTATGAACATTTAAG GCAGTTCTGCCTTGAGCTAAATGGACTTGCTGTCAAACTTCag aGCGAATGCCATCCAGATACTTGCACTCAAATGACAGCAACTGAACAATGGATTTTTCTTTGTGCAGCTCATAAAACTCCAAAAGAG TGTCCTGCTATAGACTATACTAGACACACACTTGATGGTGCTGCATGTCTTCTGAATAGCAATAAATATTTTCCCAGCAG GGTTAGCATAAAGGAATCATCTGTAGCGAAACTAGGATCAGTATGCCGTAggatttacagaatattttcacatgcttattttcATCATCGGCAGATATTTGATGAATATGAA AATGAAACATTTTTGTGTCATCGGTTTACTAAATTTGTGATGAAATACAATTTGATGTCCAAGGATAACCTGATTGTACCAATTTTAGAAGAGGAAGTACAGAATTCAGTTTCTGGGGAAAGTGAAGCATGA
- the MOB4 gene encoding MOB-like protein phocein isoform X1, translated as MERTPFEGGIQDFYNWPDESFDEMDSTLAVQQYIQQNIRADCSNIDKILEPPEGQDEGVWKYEHLRQFCLELNGLAVKLQSECHPDTCTQMTATEQWIFLCAAHKTPKECPAIDYTRHTLDGAACLLNSNKYFPSRVSIKESSVAKLGSVCRRIYRIFSHAYFHHRQIFDEYENETFLCHRFTKFVMKYNLMSKDNLIVPILEEEVQNSVSGESEA; from the exons gatTTCTATAATTGGCCTGATGAATCCTTTGATGAAATGGACAGTACACTAGCTGTTCAACAG tatattcaacAGAACATAAGAGCAGATTGCTCCAATATTGACAAAATTCTTGAACCACCTGAAGGCCAAGATGAAGGTGTGTGGAAGTATGAACATTTAAG GCAGTTCTGCCTTGAGCTAAATGGACTTGCTGTCAAACTTCag aGCGAATGCCATCCAGATACTTGCACTCAAATGACAGCAACTGAACAATGGATTTTTCTTTGTGCAGCTCATAAAACTCCAAAAGAG TGTCCTGCTATAGACTATACTAGACACACACTTGATGGTGCTGCATGTCTTCTGAATAGCAATAAATATTTTCCCAGCAG GGTTAGCATAAAGGAATCATCTGTAGCGAAACTAGGATCAGTATGCCGTAggatttacagaatattttcacatgcttattttcATCATCGGCAGATATTTGATGAATATGAA AATGAAACATTTTTGTGTCATCGGTTTACTAAATTTGTGATGAAATACAATTTGATGTCCAAGGATAACCTGATTGTACCAATTTTAGAAGAGGAAGTACAGAATTCAGTTTCTGGGGAAAGTGAAGCATGA
- the MOB4 gene encoding MOB-like protein phocein isoform X3 produces MDSTLAVQQYIQQNIRADCSNIDKILEPPEGQDEGVWKYEHLRQFCLELNGLAVKLQSECHPDTCTQMTATEQWIFLCAAHKTPKECPAIDYTRHTLDGAACLLNSNKYFPSRVSIKESSVAKLGSVCRRIYRIFSHAYFHHRQIFDEYENETFLCHRFTKFVMKYNLMSKDNLIVPILEEEVQNSVSGESEA; encoded by the exons ATGGACAGTACACTAGCTGTTCAACAG tatattcaacAGAACATAAGAGCAGATTGCTCCAATATTGACAAAATTCTTGAACCACCTGAAGGCCAAGATGAAGGTGTGTGGAAGTATGAACATTTAAG GCAGTTCTGCCTTGAGCTAAATGGACTTGCTGTCAAACTTCag aGCGAATGCCATCCAGATACTTGCACTCAAATGACAGCAACTGAACAATGGATTTTTCTTTGTGCAGCTCATAAAACTCCAAAAGAG TGTCCTGCTATAGACTATACTAGACACACACTTGATGGTGCTGCATGTCTTCTGAATAGCAATAAATATTTTCCCAGCAG GGTTAGCATAAAGGAATCATCTGTAGCGAAACTAGGATCAGTATGCCGTAggatttacagaatattttcacatgcttattttcATCATCGGCAGATATTTGATGAATATGAA AATGAAACATTTTTGTGTCATCGGTTTACTAAATTTGTGATGAAATACAATTTGATGTCCAAGGATAACCTGATTGTACCAATTTTAGAAGAGGAAGTACAGAATTCAGTTTCTGGGGAAAGTGAAGCATGA
- the MOB4 gene encoding MOB-like protein phocein isoform X2, with amino-acid sequence MVMAEGTAVLRRNRPGTKAQYIQQNIRADCSNIDKILEPPEGQDEGVWKYEHLRQFCLELNGLAVKLQSECHPDTCTQMTATEQWIFLCAAHKTPKECPAIDYTRHTLDGAACLLNSNKYFPSRVSIKESSVAKLGSVCRRIYRIFSHAYFHHRQIFDEYENETFLCHRFTKFVMKYNLMSKDNLIVPILEEEVQNSVSGESEA; translated from the exons tatattcaacAGAACATAAGAGCAGATTGCTCCAATATTGACAAAATTCTTGAACCACCTGAAGGCCAAGATGAAGGTGTGTGGAAGTATGAACATTTAAG GCAGTTCTGCCTTGAGCTAAATGGACTTGCTGTCAAACTTCag aGCGAATGCCATCCAGATACTTGCACTCAAATGACAGCAACTGAACAATGGATTTTTCTTTGTGCAGCTCATAAAACTCCAAAAGAG TGTCCTGCTATAGACTATACTAGACACACACTTGATGGTGCTGCATGTCTTCTGAATAGCAATAAATATTTTCCCAGCAG GGTTAGCATAAAGGAATCATCTGTAGCGAAACTAGGATCAGTATGCCGTAggatttacagaatattttcacatgcttattttcATCATCGGCAGATATTTGATGAATATGAA AATGAAACATTTTTGTGTCATCGGTTTACTAAATTTGTGATGAAATACAATTTGATGTCCAAGGATAACCTGATTGTACCAATTTTAGAAGAGGAAGTACAGAATTCAGTTTCTGGGGAAAGTGAAGCATGA